A window of the Gemmatirosa kalamazoonensis genome harbors these coding sequences:
- a CDS encoding PadR family transcriptional regulator — MTRTDVDALLPLPPATFHILLALVDQERHGYAIIQDVEARTEGALRLSAGTLYRSVARMVEQGLIKETSRRPPIALDDERRRYYRITPFGTDVARAEMRRLTELVRLARARGLTPTATPETA, encoded by the coding sequence ATGACCCGCACCGACGTCGACGCCCTGCTCCCGCTGCCGCCCGCCACGTTCCACATCCTGCTTGCGCTCGTCGACCAGGAGCGGCACGGCTACGCCATCATCCAGGACGTCGAGGCGCGCACCGAGGGCGCTCTGCGGCTCAGCGCGGGGACGCTCTACCGCTCCGTCGCGCGCATGGTGGAGCAGGGGCTCATCAAGGAGACGTCGCGCCGCCCCCCGATCGCGCTCGACGACGAGCGGCGCCGCTACTACCGCATCACGCCGTTCGGCACCGACGTCGCCCGCGCCGAGATGCGGCGCCTCACGGAGCTCGTGCGGCTGGCGCGCGCGCGCGGCCTCACGCCCACCGCCACCCCGGAGACGGCATGA
- a CDS encoding ABC transporter permease encodes MSRRFYRALLWLYPKSFRVEYGAELAHTFEESTRGRSRLAAHLAAIGDVVPNAMLAHGTVLRQDLRYAVRAMSRSRGFVTAVVLVTALGVGANTATFSVADAVLLRPLPFPQPDALVRLCEGPRDGSGWGCMNELSPANFRDVVAMARKTRGWGAFTGAEANLVGGGEPVRLSATAVTPEVLPVLGVRPLLGRVFDAKDATDPRAGTVVLSYGLWQSQFGGNPDVVGTTIRLDDVPRVVIGVMPRSFHFPTTNDQLWTPLVLREEDYAERDNTYLQAIGRLAPGVTFESARGELAMIAARLARDHPETNEDVGFSFFRQRDQVLPRYRVMLLALCGASLSLLLLTGANLANLLLVRASARERELAVRAALGAGRERLVRQMLTESVVLALLGGAVGLLVAMLAVPLLTHLVPTSLPLAHEPRLDPRALLIAGAFTALTGIGFGLLPATMVGGRAAFSALRDGARAGGGRRQRLRAVLVAVEVAVSVVLLVSSGLLIRAVWKVRAVDPGFTTEQVLTMRTALPSPRAADTLRRTEFYDRVLAGVQSLPGVQAAAYTSGLPFVLWGGIGAAEIPGEDERNRRADGESLRWITPQFFTALGVPVLRGRAIADGDRFGRPLVAVVSEAFVRRHWPNGEPLGKRFRLRGMDYTVVGVVRDIRVRGLERSSEPQLYFAAAQAGQLGGLYVPKDLIVRANGRSETLLPAIRRVIRGVDPEQPISDVRQLSEVVSNQTADRRAQLGVLTALAVVALLLTGIGIYGLLAFIVAQRAREIGVRLALGADPRRAARMIVFEAVRLALLGGIPGVLVAYAAARAMRALLFGVPPSDPLALAAGVGVVLVATLIGSLAPALSAVRVSPLLAMRAD; translated from the coding sequence ATGAGCCGCCGATTCTACCGGGCGCTGTTGTGGCTCTACCCGAAGTCGTTCCGCGTGGAGTACGGCGCGGAGCTGGCCCACACGTTCGAGGAGTCCACACGCGGCCGGAGCCGGTTGGCCGCCCACCTCGCCGCCATCGGAGACGTCGTGCCTAACGCGATGCTCGCCCACGGGACGGTCCTGCGGCAGGACCTGCGCTACGCCGTCCGCGCCATGAGCCGTTCGCGCGGCTTCGTCACCGCCGTGGTGCTCGTCACCGCGCTCGGCGTCGGCGCCAACACCGCCACGTTCTCCGTCGCCGACGCGGTGCTGCTCCGACCGCTGCCGTTCCCGCAGCCGGACGCGCTCGTGCGGCTCTGCGAGGGGCCGCGCGACGGCAGCGGGTGGGGCTGCATGAACGAGCTGTCGCCCGCGAACTTCCGCGACGTCGTCGCCATGGCGAGAAAGACGCGCGGGTGGGGCGCGTTCACCGGAGCCGAGGCGAATCTCGTCGGCGGCGGCGAGCCGGTGCGGCTCTCGGCGACGGCCGTCACGCCGGAGGTGCTGCCCGTCCTCGGCGTGCGCCCGCTGCTCGGCCGCGTGTTCGACGCGAAGGACGCGACGGACCCGCGTGCCGGCACCGTCGTGCTGAGCTACGGCCTCTGGCAGTCCCAGTTCGGCGGCAACCCGGACGTCGTCGGCACGACCATCCGGCTCGACGACGTGCCGCGCGTGGTCATCGGCGTGATGCCGCGCAGCTTCCACTTCCCGACGACGAACGACCAGCTCTGGACGCCGCTCGTGCTCCGCGAGGAGGACTACGCGGAGCGCGACAACACGTACCTGCAGGCGATCGGCCGACTGGCGCCCGGCGTGACGTTCGAGTCGGCGCGCGGCGAGCTCGCGATGATCGCGGCGCGGCTCGCCCGGGATCACCCGGAGACGAACGAGGACGTGGGCTTCTCCTTCTTCCGGCAGCGCGACCAGGTGCTGCCCCGGTACCGGGTGATGCTGCTCGCGCTCTGCGGCGCGAGTCTCAGTCTGCTGCTGCTCACCGGCGCCAACCTGGCGAACCTGCTGCTCGTGCGCGCATCGGCGCGAGAAAGGGAGCTGGCGGTGCGCGCCGCGTTAGGCGCGGGGCGCGAGCGGCTCGTGCGGCAGATGCTCACCGAGAGCGTGGTGCTCGCGCTGCTCGGCGGCGCGGTCGGCCTGCTCGTCGCGATGCTCGCGGTGCCGCTGCTGACGCATCTCGTGCCGACGTCGCTGCCGCTCGCCCACGAGCCGCGGCTCGATCCGCGCGCGCTGCTCATCGCCGGCGCGTTCACGGCGCTCACCGGCATCGGCTTCGGCCTCCTCCCCGCCACCATGGTGGGCGGACGGGCCGCGTTCTCGGCGCTGCGCGACGGCGCGCGCGCCGGCGGTGGACGTCGCCAGCGACTGCGCGCGGTGCTCGTCGCGGTGGAGGTCGCGGTCTCCGTTGTGCTGCTCGTCTCGTCCGGGCTGCTGATTCGCGCCGTCTGGAAGGTGCGCGCGGTCGACCCCGGATTCACGACCGAGCAGGTGCTGACGATGCGCACCGCGCTGCCGTCGCCGCGCGCCGCCGACACGCTGCGCCGCACGGAGTTCTACGACCGCGTGCTGGCGGGGGTGCAGAGCCTCCCCGGCGTCCAGGCTGCGGCGTACACGAGCGGTCTCCCGTTCGTGCTGTGGGGCGGGATCGGGGCCGCGGAGATCCCCGGCGAGGACGAGCGCAACCGACGGGCCGACGGCGAGAGTCTCCGCTGGATCACGCCGCAGTTCTTCACCGCGCTCGGCGTGCCGGTCCTCCGCGGGCGCGCGATCGCCGACGGCGACCGGTTCGGCCGCCCGCTCGTCGCGGTCGTGAGCGAGGCGTTCGTGCGGCGGCACTGGCCTAACGGCGAGCCGCTCGGCAAGCGCTTCCGCCTGCGAGGCATGGACTACACGGTCGTCGGCGTCGTGCGCGACATCCGGGTGCGCGGCCTGGAGCGCAGCAGCGAGCCGCAGCTCTACTTCGCGGCTGCGCAGGCCGGCCAGCTCGGCGGGCTGTACGTCCCGAAGGACCTCATCGTCCGCGCGAACGGCCGCAGCGAGACGCTCCTCCCCGCGATCCGTCGCGTGATCCGCGGCGTGGATCCGGAGCAGCCGATCTCCGACGTGCGGCAGCTCAGCGAGGTGGTGAGCAACCAGACCGCGGACCGTCGCGCGCAGCTCGGCGTGCTCACGGCGCTCGCCGTGGTCGCGCTGCTGCTCACGGGCATCGGCATCTACGGGCTGCTCGCGTTCATCGTCGCCCAGCGCGCGCGAGAGATCGGCGTCCGCCTCGCGCTCGGCGCCGATCCGCGGCGCGCGGCACGCATGATCGTCTTCGAGGCGGTGCGTCTCGCGCTCCTCGGCGGCATCCCGGGCGTGCTCGTGGCGTACGCCGCGGCGCGCGCCATGCGAGCGTTGCTCTTCGGGGTGCCGCCGAGCGACCCGCTGGCGCTCGCCGCCGGCGTGGGCGTGGTGCTCGTGGCGACGCTCATCGGCTCGCTCGCTCCGGCGCTGAGCGCGGTGCGCGTGAGCCCGCTGCTCGCCATGCGCGCTGACTGA
- a CDS encoding response regulator — MHRILVVEDTPAFAEALERNLTLEGHHVLLATRAAEAIARVTHESPDLVVLDLGLPDKDGYHVLRQMRERGNECPVLILSARSLESDKIEGFRLGADDYVTKPFSALELLARISALLRRARRGQPATPAASADVRALEDADLRDRYGLTDRQVTVARLIAEGCTNAEIATRLGLSFYTARNHAEQVMAKLGVSSRAAVGALMYEEA; from the coding sequence ATGCATCGGATTCTCGTCGTAGAAGACACGCCCGCCTTCGCCGAGGCGCTCGAGCGGAACCTCACGCTCGAGGGACACCACGTGCTGCTCGCCACGCGCGCCGCGGAAGCGATCGCGCGCGTGACGCACGAGTCGCCGGACCTCGTGGTGCTCGATCTCGGGCTCCCCGACAAGGACGGCTATCACGTGCTGCGGCAGATGCGCGAGCGGGGCAACGAGTGCCCGGTGCTCATCCTCTCCGCGCGATCGCTGGAGTCGGACAAGATCGAGGGCTTCCGGTTGGGCGCCGACGACTACGTCACGAAGCCGTTCAGCGCGCTGGAGCTGCTCGCGCGCATCTCCGCGCTGCTCCGCCGCGCCCGCCGCGGCCAGCCCGCCACCCCCGCCGCATCGGCCGACGTGCGCGCGCTGGAGGACGCCGACCTGCGCGACCGGTACGGCCTCACCGATCGCCAGGTGACCGTCGCGCGGCTGATCGCGGAAGGGTGCACGAACGCCGAGATCGCGACGCGGCTGGGGCTCAGCTTCTACACCGCGCGCAACCACGCCGAGCAGGTGATGGCGAAGCTCGGCGTGTCGTCGCGCGCCGCGGTGGGGGCGCTGATGTACGAGGAGGCCTGA
- a CDS encoding sensor histidine kinase — MSTTQMPAAAPAADRLRDRTILLVDDEEANLDLLDALLTAEGYTALVRTSDAREVTALVARHAPDLILLDLHMPHRHGLEVLGELRETTTPGDYRPVLVLTADATWEAKERALALGARDFVTKPFDATEVLLRVGNLLETRVLHDDQRAARERAEAAEARAALLAEWSRLLASSLDPSTSFAHLPRLVVPRWATGCVVRLGDAVIAEARTGDPTRLPEAMHVVAIASEGETVGDIVVEHAHGETIDGALFAELAARAGQAAEHARLFAAAERATQERERLLAVVAHDLRNPLGVVGMYAEMLASMQPEDADEYTSAALATIRDGATTMQRLVEDLLDVSALREGALRIHRTEQRVGAPMEEAERMLRPLAAARAIALGFLAEGDSAQRSAPIDGARLVQVLSNLVGNALKFTPERGVVEVRYTASDETLEVWVSDTGPGIAAEDLPHLFTAFWQREPKDRRGVGLGLWIARAIVEAHGGRLQVQSHHGHGTTFHFSLPFSAPTRRWED; from the coding sequence GTGAGCACGACGCAGATGCCGGCGGCCGCGCCGGCCGCGGACCGCCTGCGCGACCGCACCATCCTGCTGGTGGACGACGAGGAGGCGAACCTCGACCTGCTCGACGCGCTGCTGACGGCCGAGGGTTACACGGCGCTCGTGCGCACGTCGGACGCGCGCGAGGTCACGGCGCTCGTCGCGCGCCACGCACCGGATCTCATCCTGCTCGACCTCCACATGCCGCACCGCCACGGCCTGGAGGTCCTCGGCGAGCTGCGCGAGACGACGACGCCCGGCGACTATCGCCCGGTGCTCGTGCTCACCGCCGACGCGACGTGGGAGGCGAAGGAGCGCGCGCTCGCGCTCGGGGCGCGCGACTTCGTCACGAAGCCGTTCGACGCCACCGAGGTGCTGCTGCGCGTCGGCAACCTGCTGGAGACGCGCGTGCTGCACGACGACCAGCGCGCGGCGCGCGAGCGCGCGGAGGCCGCCGAGGCGCGCGCCGCGCTGCTCGCCGAGTGGAGCCGGCTGCTCGCGTCGTCGCTCGATCCGTCGACGTCGTTCGCGCACCTGCCGCGCCTCGTGGTGCCGCGGTGGGCCACGGGATGCGTCGTACGACTCGGCGACGCGGTGATCGCCGAGGCGCGCACGGGCGACCCGACGCGGCTCCCCGAGGCGATGCACGTCGTGGCCATCGCGAGCGAGGGCGAGACGGTGGGCGACATCGTCGTCGAGCACGCGCACGGCGAGACGATCGACGGCGCGCTGTTCGCCGAGCTGGCGGCGCGCGCCGGGCAGGCCGCCGAGCACGCGCGGCTCTTCGCAGCCGCCGAGCGCGCGACGCAGGAGCGCGAGCGGTTGCTCGCCGTCGTCGCACACGACCTGCGCAACCCGCTCGGCGTCGTCGGCATGTACGCCGAGATGCTCGCCAGCATGCAGCCGGAGGATGCCGACGAGTACACGAGCGCCGCGCTCGCGACCATCCGCGACGGCGCGACGACGATGCAGCGCCTCGTGGAGGACCTGCTCGACGTGAGCGCGCTGCGCGAGGGTGCCCTGCGCATCCACCGCACGGAGCAGCGCGTCGGCGCTCCGATGGAGGAGGCCGAGCGCATGCTGCGGCCGCTCGCGGCGGCGCGCGCCATCGCGTTAGGCTTCCTCGCGGAAGGCGATTCCGCGCAGCGCTCGGCCCCGATCGACGGGGCGCGCCTCGTGCAAGTGCTGTCGAACCTCGTCGGCAACGCGCTGAAGTTCACGCCGGAGCGCGGCGTGGTGGAAGTGCGCTACACGGCGAGCGACGAGACGCTGGAGGTGTGGGTGAGCGACACCGGCCCGGGCATCGCCGCCGAGGACCTGCCGCACCTGTTCACCGCGTTCTGGCAGCGCGAGCCGAAGGACCGCCGCGGCGTGGGCCTCGGTCTGTGGATCGCGCGCGCGATCGTCGAGGCGCACGGCGGCCGACTGCAGGTGCAGTCGCATCACGGGCACGGCACGACGTTCCATTTCTCGCTCCCCTTCTCCGCCCCCACGCGACGGTGGGAGGACTGA
- a CDS encoding VOC family protein encodes MLDILTIHHVALPVTDLARAKRFYADVIGLHEVARPAFSFPGAWFQAGDRILHLIVNDDQTFRAGKGVDTRDIHFAIRVSSYRAAIDHLAALGYRPDAEDPMRRTVEQPHATAGFPQVFLLDPDRNVVELNAERLD; translated from the coding sequence GTGCTCGACATCTTGACGATTCACCACGTCGCGCTGCCGGTGACCGACCTCGCGCGCGCGAAGCGCTTCTACGCGGACGTCATCGGGCTGCACGAGGTCGCGCGCCCAGCGTTCTCGTTTCCCGGCGCCTGGTTTCAGGCCGGCGATCGCATCCTGCACCTCATCGTGAACGACGATCAGACCTTTCGGGCCGGCAAGGGCGTCGACACGCGCGACATCCATTTCGCGATCCGTGTGTCGAGCTATCGTGCCGCGATCGACCATCTCGCCGCGCTCGGGTACCGGCCCGACGCGGAGGACCCGATGCGGCGCACGGTGGAGCAGCCGCACGCGACGGCGGGGTTTCCGCAGGTCTTTCTGCTCGATCCCGACAGGAACGTGGTCGAGCTGAACGCCGAGCGGCTCGATTGA
- a CDS encoding PAS domain S-box protein → MTSPAPTGLAGAPTPFTADASSLDRLLSDLRRRSWGDPTANAVGLLRIAAEALGAHTLVVWLPGASGGLEPMVHHPLGVVSCEHPTLWDVAGDRPNADALATDDAAERREGDAAVLDVALWTGGRLGGVLCAKRGASAPWTPAERSFLARLADRLAGEATAEGKRLAEQALREREQQMDLVEQIAGLGSWEIDLRSDAITWSREQSRIHGFDVETRPRTHTEFMAMVHPDDRRIIDDGMARLTGLAPVTVEFRIVRPDGEIRLLQAQGLLAPGVDGEYSRVIGTSLDITERRATELALRASEESYRAIFDSSNDAIFVQDLETGRILDANRRACEVNDVTLDELRASGLSVIANGPPPFTPDRALAYMHRAAAGESVRFEWMTVHRKTHEEMWVEVSLQRVTIRGEARLLALVRDIRDRKQVELALRASEENYRGIFENASDAMWMHDVDTGAFLEVNRAAEEIYGFTAEEQKAGGVPLISDNRPPYTPEASLEYLRRAAAGEPQRFEWLCRHKDGRPVWNEVRLRRVNIGGVDRVLATARDINDRKAAEQRLRASEESYRTIFQSASDAMWLHDVDTGAFLDVNNAAVELYGFSADEQKALGIAGISDGRAPYTPEQGWRYLQQAAAGLTPRFEWLGRHKDGRAVWAEVRLRRVTLAGVDRILATARDTNDRKRAEAALREANEVLELRVEARTAELAAEVAEHARAKEALLQRTRELEGIFQALPDLYFRLSSELRILDYRASSTDRLYVPPEAFLGKRLRDVMPVELCDRFDEALHDARPGELATVEYELPAGDEMRDFEARFFPLVDGSYISVVRDITDRKRVERALREREAQLRETQRIARLGSWQMDLRTGQLAWDAVVCELYGVTPASAPRDLEGYLALVHPHDRDFAREVSAQARATGKPFSFDHRVVHPDGTVRHLHGRGSLVTAPDGTPLRMVGSSQDVTERKVAERALAEREEHFRRLIENTSDFVMIVDETAAITYVGPSVERMLGWQPEEMMGTRPSDLVHPDDVPRVMEDFQWIVEHPGQTHNSTFRIRCKDGTYRVFENLGRTLSPSSAAEGIVANGRDITERKLGEEALARAKEEAERANRAKSEFLSRMSHELRTPMNSILGFAQLLQRAELPPQHGKAVGHILKAGRHLLHLINEVLEIARIEAGRENFSLEPVALASVLQEAFGLVRPLAQQWEVELREGAWPSDAFVQADRQRLVQVLLNLLSNAIKYNRRGGHVRLTSVQADGRWIVRVEDSGRGIPAERAGQLFTPFARLGAEQTEVEGTGLGLALSRRLCEAMGGSLALETTGGDGSTFRLELDGAVDPLGTLEETGTFAVPAGPHREATLLYVEDNLANLSLVDTILLSRPGWRTMPALQGQLGVELAREHLPDVILLDLHLPDIPGEEVLRRLRGDARTARIPIVVVSADATPTSLERLRASGADAYLTKPLDVDEFLRVVESFLPPGGARTRA, encoded by the coding sequence GAGCGACGCGAGGGCGACGCCGCGGTGCTCGACGTCGCGCTGTGGACCGGCGGGCGGCTCGGCGGCGTGCTGTGCGCGAAGCGCGGCGCGTCGGCGCCGTGGACGCCCGCCGAACGGAGCTTCCTCGCCCGCCTCGCCGACCGCCTCGCCGGCGAGGCCACCGCCGAGGGGAAGCGGCTCGCCGAGCAGGCGCTGCGCGAGCGCGAGCAGCAGATGGACCTCGTCGAGCAGATCGCGGGGCTCGGGAGCTGGGAGATCGACCTGCGCTCCGACGCGATCACCTGGTCGCGCGAGCAGTCGCGCATCCACGGCTTCGACGTCGAGACGCGGCCACGCACGCACACCGAGTTCATGGCGATGGTGCACCCGGACGACCGGCGCATCATCGACGACGGGATGGCGCGCCTCACGGGGCTCGCGCCGGTGACGGTGGAGTTCCGCATCGTGCGCCCCGACGGCGAGATCCGCCTGCTGCAGGCGCAGGGGCTGCTCGCGCCCGGCGTCGACGGCGAGTACTCGCGCGTGATCGGCACGTCGCTCGACATCACGGAGCGCCGCGCCACGGAGCTGGCGCTGCGTGCGTCGGAGGAGAGCTATCGCGCGATCTTCGACTCGTCGAACGACGCGATCTTCGTGCAGGATCTCGAGACCGGTCGCATCCTCGACGCGAACCGGCGTGCGTGCGAGGTGAACGACGTCACGCTCGACGAGCTGCGCGCGAGCGGGCTGTCGGTCATCGCGAACGGCCCGCCGCCGTTCACGCCCGATCGCGCGCTGGCGTACATGCACCGCGCCGCGGCCGGCGAGTCGGTGCGGTTCGAGTGGATGACGGTGCACCGCAAGACGCACGAGGAGATGTGGGTCGAGGTGAGCCTGCAGCGCGTGACGATCCGCGGCGAGGCCCGCCTGCTCGCGCTCGTGCGCGACATCCGCGACCGCAAGCAGGTGGAGCTGGCGCTGCGCGCGAGCGAGGAGAACTACCGCGGCATCTTCGAGAACGCGTCCGACGCGATGTGGATGCACGACGTCGACACCGGCGCGTTCCTCGAGGTGAACAGGGCGGCGGAGGAGATCTACGGCTTCACGGCGGAGGAGCAGAAGGCGGGCGGCGTGCCGCTCATCAGCGACAACCGGCCGCCGTACACGCCGGAGGCGAGCCTGGAGTACCTGCGGCGCGCCGCGGCGGGCGAGCCGCAGCGCTTCGAGTGGCTGTGCCGCCACAAGGATGGCCGCCCGGTGTGGAACGAGGTGCGTCTCCGCCGCGTGAACATCGGCGGCGTCGACCGCGTCCTCGCCACGGCCCGCGACATCAACGATCGCAAGGCGGCCGAGCAGCGGCTGCGCGCGAGCGAGGAGAGCTATCGCACGATCTTCCAGAGCGCGTCGGATGCGATGTGGCTGCACGACGTGGACACGGGCGCGTTCCTCGACGTGAACAACGCCGCGGTGGAGCTGTACGGCTTCTCCGCCGACGAGCAGAAGGCGTTAGGCATCGCCGGCATCAGCGACGGGCGCGCGCCATACACCCCCGAGCAGGGGTGGCGCTATCTCCAGCAGGCCGCGGCCGGCCTGACGCCGCGCTTCGAGTGGCTCGGCCGACACAAGGACGGACGCGCCGTGTGGGCCGAGGTGCGCCTGCGTCGCGTCACGCTCGCCGGCGTGGACCGCATTCTCGCAACCGCGCGCGACACGAACGACCGCAAGCGCGCCGAGGCGGCGCTGCGCGAGGCGAACGAGGTGCTCGAGCTGCGCGTCGAGGCGCGCACCGCGGAGCTGGCGGCGGAGGTCGCGGAGCACGCGCGCGCGAAGGAGGCGCTGCTGCAGCGCACGCGCGAGCTCGAGGGGATCTTCCAGGCGCTCCCGGATCTGTACTTCCGCTTGTCGTCGGAGCTGCGGATCCTCGACTACCGCGCATCGAGCACCGACCGGCTGTACGTGCCGCCGGAGGCGTTCCTCGGCAAGCGGCTCCGCGACGTGATGCCGGTCGAGCTGTGCGACCGGTTCGACGAGGCGCTCCACGACGCGCGCCCGGGCGAGCTCGCGACGGTCGAGTACGAGCTCCCCGCGGGCGACGAGATGCGCGACTTCGAGGCGCGCTTCTTCCCGCTCGTCGACGGCTCGTACATCAGCGTCGTGCGCGACATCACCGATCGCAAGCGCGTGGAGCGTGCGCTGCGCGAGCGCGAGGCGCAGCTGCGCGAGACGCAGCGCATCGCGCGCCTCGGCTCGTGGCAGATGGATCTCCGCACGGGCCAGCTCGCGTGGGACGCCGTCGTGTGCGAGCTGTACGGCGTCACGCCGGCGAGCGCGCCGCGCGACCTCGAGGGGTACCTCGCCCTCGTGCACCCGCACGACCGCGACTTCGCGCGCGAGGTCTCGGCGCAGGCGCGGGCGACGGGCAAGCCGTTCTCGTTCGACCACCGCGTGGTGCACCCCGACGGCACCGTGCGCCACCTGCACGGCCGCGGCAGCCTCGTCACCGCGCCCGACGGCACGCCGCTGCGCATGGTCGGCAGCTCGCAGGACGTCACGGAGCGCAAGGTCGCCGAGCGCGCGCTCGCCGAGCGCGAGGAGCACTTCCGCCGGCTCATCGAGAACACGAGCGACTTCGTGATGATCGTCGACGAGACGGCGGCCATCACGTACGTCGGTCCGTCGGTTGAGCGGATGCTCGGCTGGCAGCCCGAGGAGATGATGGGCACGCGCCCGTCGGACCTCGTGCATCCGGACGACGTGCCGCGCGTGATGGAAGACTTCCAATGGATCGTCGAGCATCCCGGCCAGACGCACAACTCCACGTTCCGCATTCGCTGCAAGGACGGCACGTACCGTGTGTTCGAGAACCTCGGCCGCACGCTGTCGCCGTCCAGCGCCGCCGAGGGGATCGTCGCGAACGGCCGCGACATCACCGAGCGCAAGCTCGGCGAGGAGGCGCTCGCGCGCGCGAAGGAGGAAGCCGAGCGCGCGAACCGCGCGAAGAGCGAGTTCCTGTCGCGCATGAGCCACGAGCTGCGCACGCCGATGAACTCCATCCTCGGCTTCGCGCAGCTGCTGCAGCGCGCCGAGCTGCCGCCGCAGCACGGTAAGGCGGTGGGCCACATCCTGAAGGCGGGACGGCACCTGCTGCACCTCATCAACGAGGTGCTGGAGATCGCGCGGATCGAGGCGGGGCGCGAGAACTTCTCGCTGGAGCCGGTGGCGCTCGCGTCGGTGCTGCAGGAAGCGTTCGGGCTCGTGCGGCCGCTCGCGCAGCAGTGGGAGGTGGAGCTGCGCGAGGGCGCGTGGCCGAGCGACGCGTTCGTCCAGGCCGATCGACAGCGCCTCGTGCAGGTGCTGCTGAACCTCCTGTCGAACGCGATCAAGTACAACCGCCGCGGCGGCCACGTGCGCCTCACGAGCGTGCAGGCGGACGGCCGCTGGATCGTGCGCGTGGAGGACAGCGGGCGCGGCATCCCGGCGGAGCGCGCGGGCCAGCTGTTCACGCCGTTCGCGCGGCTCGGCGCGGAGCAGACCGAGGTGGAGGGCACGGGGCTCGGGCTCGCGCTGTCGCGGCGCCTGTGCGAGGCGATGGGCGGCTCGCTCGCCCTGGAGACGACGGGCGGCGACGGCAGCACGTTCCGGCTGGAGCTCGACGGCGCCGTGGACCCGTTAGGCACGCTGGAGGAGACCGGCACGTTCGCCGTCCCCGCCGGCCCGCACCGCGAGGCGACGCTGCTGTACGTCGAGGACAACCTCGCGAACCTGAGCCTCGTCGACACGATTCTTCTCTCGCGGCCGGGGTGGCGCACGATGCCCGCACTGCAGGGACAGCTCGGCGTGGAGCTCGCGCGCGAGCACCTGCCCGACGTGATCCTGCTCGACCTGCATCTCCCCGACATCCCGGGCGAGGAGGTGCTGCGCCGGCTGCGCGGCGACGCGCGCACGGCGCGCATCCCGATCGTCGTCGTGAGCGCCGACGCGACGCCGACGTCGCTGGAGCGGCTGCGCGCCTCCGGGGCCGACGCATATCTCACGAAGCCGCTCGACGTCGACGAGTTCCTCCGCGTCGTCGAGAGCTTCCTGCCGCCGGGCGGCGCGAGGACGCGCGCGTGA
- a CDS encoding DinB family protein, producing MSSPVTPARADAAGVAFLTADAFRQHWQGHRRLTRRMIEAFPEDKLFTFSIGGMRSFGDLAWELVRMAAPMVRGAATGEWAVVDWKAAPPQSRDELLRAWDQSTADIDANWARIPAERFNETITAFGSFTGVTNDLLLYTIDNEVHHRGQGYVYLRALGIEPPPFWERQ from the coding sequence GTGTCCAGCCCCGTGACTCCCGCTCGCGCCGACGCCGCCGGCGTCGCGTTCCTCACCGCCGACGCCTTCCGGCAGCACTGGCAGGGGCATCGCCGGCTCACCCGCCGCATGATCGAGGCGTTCCCCGAGGACAAGCTGTTCACGTTCTCCATCGGCGGGATGCGCTCGTTCGGCGACCTCGCCTGGGAGCTCGTGCGCATGGCCGCGCCGATGGTGCGCGGTGCGGCGACGGGCGAGTGGGCCGTGGTCGACTGGAAGGCCGCGCCCCCGCAGTCGCGCGACGAGCTGCTGCGCGCGTGGGACCAGAGCACCGCGGACATCGACGCGAACTGGGCGCGGATCCCCGCCGAGCGGTTCAACGAGACCATCACCGCGTTCGGCAGCTTCACCGGCGTCACGAACGACCTGCTGCTGTACACGATCGACAACGAGGTCCACCACCGCGGCCAGGGCTACGTCTACCTGCGCGCGTTGGGCATCGAGCCGCCGCCGTTCTGGGAGCGGCAGTAG